Proteins from a single region of Weeksella virosa DSM 16922:
- a CDS encoding AAA family ATPase, which translates to MQIYDLIISQDEAISLDDVFIEEEYREKIQRFVKEHSYREKLIELGLEVDHKIMLYGASGCGKTMTAKAIGNALGKKVLILNLSNIVCARIGETSQNLKQIFDKAKREKAILFLDEFDLLGKSRTYDDQDVGEMKRLVNVIIQQIDLLSSDVILICATNHAEMIDTALWRRFQLRIPYQLPDREALDDYYQSLRKSFPVELPTFDLLYDISYAEAKDYWLTEVKKHLIAAWEKDKEYL; encoded by the coding sequence ATGCAGATTTATGATTTGATTATATCTCAGGACGAAGCTATATCGCTCGATGATGTATTCATTGAAGAAGAATACCGAGAGAAAATACAGCGCTTTGTGAAAGAACATTCTTATCGAGAAAAATTAATAGAATTAGGTTTAGAAGTCGATCACAAGATTATGCTCTACGGAGCATCGGGTTGTGGAAAAACAATGACGGCAAAAGCCATCGGTAATGCGTTGGGTAAAAAAGTTTTGATTCTAAATCTAAGTAATATTGTCTGTGCTCGTATCGGAGAAACCTCTCAAAATCTCAAACAAATATTCGACAAAGCAAAAAGAGAAAAAGCCATATTGTTTCTTGATGAGTTTGATTTACTTGGGAAATCTAGAACTTATGATGATCAAGATGTCGGAGAAATGAAACGTTTGGTCAACGTCATTATACAACAAATAGACTTATTGAGTTCGGACGTAATTCTGATATGCGCCACAAACCATGCAGAAATGATAGATACGGCTCTTTGGCGTAGATTTCAATTGAGGATTCCGTACCAGTTGCCCGACCGCGAAGCGTTGGATGATTACTACCAATCGTTACGAAAATCTTTTCCTGTCGAACTTCCTACGTTCGATTTGCTTTATGATATTTCTTACGCAGAAGCCAAAGATTATTGGCTAACCGAAGTAAAAAAACATTTAATTGCTGCTTGGGAAAAAGATAAAGAATATCTATAA
- a CDS encoding glycoside hydrolase family 10 protein: MKTRPLKCILTAGIFASIIFSCSTTKITNSSTQPVYRKIEKPTVREPIVKEVPKVVEEPKVENKFYEVNLPKVNREFRAAWIATVANINWPSRNNLSTEDQKKEAIRLLDLLQEGNFNAVIFQARPSADALYKSNYEPWSYFLTGEIGRSPYPYYDPLEFWVTEAHKRGMELHVWLNPYRAHHSTGGAVNNASMVKQSPENVIRLRNGMYWFDPAHTKTQNHVSKVVQDIVLRYDVDGIHFDDYFYPYASYNGGADFPDNATWKIYQNSGGKLSRADWRRENVNTIIERIYKEIKQIKPHVKFGVSPFGIWKPGYPAGIKGSSQYDELYADAKLWLNKGWVDYFSPQLYWPINSSGQSFPALLNWWQSENTFNRHLWPGLNTVEVKVADRTSEILNQIKLSEQILQNSVGVVHWSIAGLIKNPSLLQALRNGPYKEKALVPASPWLPSKPMHRPNLEVENDQHRFRAHWSTVDNSLVNKWILYTRYDDHWSTEILDGSITSKTIDYQKFGQKLNAVAIKAVDRLGNESEYFAERIN; this comes from the coding sequence ATGAAAACGAGACCACTAAAATGCATATTAACGGCAGGTATATTTGCGAGCATAATTTTTTCATGTTCGACAACGAAGATTACAAACTCTTCTACCCAGCCAGTTTATAGAAAAATAGAGAAACCTACCGTCCGAGAACCCATCGTAAAAGAGGTCCCGAAAGTTGTCGAAGAACCCAAAGTAGAAAACAAATTCTACGAGGTAAATTTACCAAAAGTCAATCGTGAGTTTCGTGCCGCTTGGATTGCAACGGTAGCCAATATCAACTGGCCTTCGCGCAATAATTTATCGACCGAAGATCAGAAAAAAGAAGCAATTCGTCTATTGGATCTATTACAAGAGGGGAATTTCAATGCGGTAATTTTTCAGGCAAGACCTTCTGCCGATGCTCTGTATAAAAGTAATTACGAACCATGGTCGTATTTTTTGACTGGTGAAATAGGTCGCAGTCCGTATCCCTACTACGATCCTTTAGAATTTTGGGTAACCGAAGCGCATAAACGCGGAATGGAGTTGCATGTATGGCTCAACCCATATCGCGCACATCACTCTACGGGAGGTGCGGTAAATAATGCGTCGATGGTGAAACAATCACCCGAAAATGTAATTCGACTAAGAAACGGAATGTATTGGTTCGACCCTGCACATACCAAAACTCAAAACCATGTCTCAAAAGTGGTTCAGGATATTGTTTTACGCTATGATGTAGATGGAATACATTTCGATGATTATTTTTACCCTTACGCTTCTTATAATGGTGGAGCAGACTTCCCAGACAATGCGACATGGAAAATCTACCAAAATAGTGGCGGAAAGCTATCGCGAGCCGATTGGCGCCGAGAAAATGTCAATACCATTATCGAAAGAATATATAAAGAAATAAAACAAATAAAACCGCACGTGAAATTTGGTGTAAGTCCTTTCGGGATTTGGAAACCAGGTTACCCAGCAGGTATAAAAGGTTCTTCTCAGTATGACGAATTATATGCCGATGCAAAGCTATGGTTGAATAAAGGTTGGGTTGATTATTTTTCGCCACAATTGTATTGGCCAATCAATTCATCTGGGCAAAGTTTTCCGGCATTGCTCAACTGGTGGCAATCAGAAAACACATTTAATCGTCACCTTTGGCCTGGTCTTAATACTGTTGAAGTAAAAGTTGCTGATCGTACTTCTGAGATATTAAATCAAATCAAACTCTCCGAACAAATTCTACAAAACAGTGTTGGTGTTGTGCACTGGAGTATAGCTGGACTGATCAAAAATCCGTCGTTGTTGCAAGCCTTGAGAAATGGTCCTTACAAAGAAAAAGCTCTGGTACCTGCAAGTCCATGGTTGCCATCCAAACCAATGCATAGACCAAACTTGGAGGTGGAAAATGATCAACATCGTTTTCGTGCACATTGGTCTACAGTCGACAATTCTCTTGTAAACAAATGGATATTGTACACACGTTACGACGATCACTGGAGTACAGAAATTCTAGATGGGTCGATTACTTCTAAAACTATAGATTATCAAAAATTCGGACAAAAACTAAATGCCGTAGCTATCAAAGCTGTTGATCGATTAGGCAATGAGAGTGAATATTTTGCAGAAAGAATTAATTGA
- a CDS encoding endonuclease, translated as MKKTLFTIGLFVLSMGSFAQIPDGYYNTATADGFILKTQLKNIISGHNDRGYGALWDLYKKNNPKNGFKDIYYEKDNTLLDIYSENPTASDPYNYIPGSGQCGNYAKEGDCYNREHLIPQSYFNKATPMVSDAFHIWPTDGYVNGRRANYPFGVVANAVWTSKNGTKLGNNLNAGYSAGYSKTVVEPIDEFKGDIARVFFYFVTRYEDRMPSFYSSNSEVRAMFDGTANKAFSETFLKILYTWHIMDPVSERERNINDLIYYTHQNNRNPFIDHPEFVNKIWKMDMSIDNFDYQERKDIIVYTSANNTVSVRLENSNKNIARLTLYNLQGQIVAQKENLRKEKTVELRSKQSGVYILKVEGKGLEINKKVILK; from the coding sequence ATGAAAAAAACTTTATTTACGATAGGGCTTTTTGTCCTTAGCATGGGGAGTTTTGCACAAATTCCAGATGGATATTATAATACGGCGACGGCAGATGGTTTTATACTAAAAACACAACTGAAGAATATTATTTCAGGACACAATGATCGTGGTTACGGAGCATTGTGGGATTTATATAAAAAAAATAATCCGAAAAACGGTTTCAAGGATATATACTATGAAAAAGACAATACGTTGTTAGATATTTATTCTGAGAATCCGACAGCATCAGACCCATACAACTATATTCCTGGATCTGGACAATGTGGAAATTATGCAAAAGAAGGCGATTGCTATAACCGAGAACATCTTATCCCACAATCGTATTTTAATAAAGCAACCCCAATGGTTTCGGACGCATTCCATATTTGGCCAACCGATGGGTATGTGAACGGTAGAAGAGCAAATTATCCTTTTGGTGTAGTAGCCAATGCAGTTTGGACTTCGAAAAACGGAACAAAATTGGGGAACAATCTTAATGCTGGATATTCAGCTGGCTATAGCAAGACAGTTGTTGAACCGATTGATGAATTTAAAGGTGACATTGCTCGAGTTTTTTTCTATTTTGTGACGCGTTATGAAGATAGAATGCCAAGCTTCTATTCGAGTAATTCAGAAGTAAGAGCAATGTTCGATGGAACAGCAAATAAAGCTTTTAGCGAAACATTCCTAAAGATTCTCTATACATGGCACATCATGGATCCGGTAAGCGAACGTGAGCGAAACATCAATGATCTAATATATTACACCCATCAGAATAACCGAAATCCGTTTATTGACCATCCAGAATTTGTGAATAAGATTTGGAAAATGGACATGAGTATAGATAATTTCGATTACCAAGAAAGAAAAGATATAATTGTTTATACATCAGCCAATAATACAGTTTCTGTGCGATTAGAAAATAGCAATAAAAACATTGCTAGACTTACGTTGTACAATTTGCAAGGACAAATTGTAGCACAAAAAGAAAATCTTAGAAAAGAGAAAACGGTAGAATTACGCAGCAAACAAAGTGGAGTTTATATCCTGAAAGTCGAAGGTAAAGGTTTGGAAATAAACAAAAAAGTAATTCTAAAATAA
- a CDS encoding N-acetylmuramoyl-L-alanine amidase — protein MNYKHILLASLSGFLFLSSCATQKNKVQTKTVTKVIRDTVFINKKTEQPMVARFAKLDDYKINTNYFPSIGQDERIRHVVLHYTSMDQEPSLRVLSTRQVSSHYVVGDSFDDEIFALVDESKRAWHAGVSKWKGLDNINFSSIGIEIVNKSNDNKYGGIDFVPYPEYQFRKVAALTKDIVDRYNIEPTNVIGHSDVAPGRKHDPGPQFPWKRLYLEYGVGAWYDDADKNGYLYQYPYDTSSFTFIQQFQNDLAKYGYNIAITGVWDDQTKKVIQAFQYHFRPEKYDGVLDAETWAILQALNYKYSK, from the coding sequence ATGAATTATAAACACATACTTCTTGCATCCTTGAGTGGATTTTTATTTTTAAGCTCTTGTGCTACTCAAAAAAATAAGGTGCAAACCAAAACGGTAACCAAAGTAATACGAGATACTGTTTTCATCAATAAAAAGACAGAACAGCCAATGGTTGCTCGCTTTGCTAAGTTAGATGACTATAAAATAAACACGAATTATTTTCCTTCTATTGGCCAAGATGAACGTATACGACATGTAGTTTTGCATTATACCTCGATGGATCAAGAACCGTCTTTACGAGTACTATCTACACGACAAGTGAGTTCGCATTATGTGGTAGGAGATTCTTTTGATGATGAAATTTTTGCACTGGTTGATGAGTCTAAAAGAGCTTGGCATGCAGGAGTCAGTAAGTGGAAAGGCTTGGATAATATCAATTTCAGTTCGATTGGAATTGAGATTGTGAACAAGTCGAATGATAATAAATATGGTGGAATTGATTTTGTTCCTTATCCAGAATATCAGTTCAGGAAAGTGGCTGCTCTGACAAAAGATATTGTTGACCGATACAATATAGAACCGACCAATGTTATTGGGCACTCTGATGTTGCTCCTGGTAGAAAACATGATCCAGGACCGCAATTTCCTTGGAAACGCTTGTATCTAGAATACGGTGTTGGTGCCTGGTATGATGATGCAGACAAAAATGGTTACCTATATCAGTATCCTTATGATACTTCTTCGTTTACATTTATCCAACAATTTCAGAATGACTTGGCTAAGTATGGTTACAACATTGCCATTACAGGGGTTTGGGATGATCAGACCAAAAAAGTAATACAAGCATTTCAGTACCATTTCCGTCCAGAGAAATATGATGGCGTTTTAGATGCAGAAACTTGGGCAATATTACAAGCCTTGAACTATAAATACTCGAAGTAA
- a CDS encoding DUF3810 domain-containing protein codes for MLNNSNQRLITLLLLGAFQMIFFQILKSSPAFLLFYNVTIYPKINHLLLSIFSRISIPIGEIFYLLLGASLLFFLYRFSYTLVKKKYCETKNTLVYILLIGNTFFGFFQLFWGINYAKKSFTSDFYIDDVSIDELKSIAENELTLVKFYRNQVQENENGIFILQEDQKTLQENILSDQQQLVYFPFLKSKYVIDKNNFKPSFFSSLANYLGVLGYYNPFTNEANYNNKTTDLSRPFTLAHELAHLISYAPENEANFIAYLIAEQSKSIDLLYSAHYKTLMNALRNIAYKDPEYVKNILDNFSDGMVRDREHERWHAEKYLGAASDAFSNLNDVYLRANNQEGISSYSQYIVYVAAYYRWKNIGND; via the coding sequence ATGCTAAACAACTCTAATCAACGTTTGATTACTTTGTTATTACTAGGTGCCTTTCAAATGATTTTTTTTCAGATTCTGAAAAGTTCGCCTGCCTTTTTATTGTTTTATAATGTTACGATTTACCCAAAAATCAATCATTTACTACTTTCTATTTTTTCTCGTATTTCTATTCCCATCGGAGAAATTTTCTATCTTCTTTTAGGAGCGAGTTTGTTATTTTTTTTGTACCGATTTTCTTATACCCTTGTAAAAAAAAAGTATTGCGAAACTAAAAACACACTTGTATATATTCTATTGATAGGAAATACTTTTTTCGGGTTTTTTCAACTTTTTTGGGGCATCAATTATGCAAAAAAGTCATTTACAAGCGATTTTTATATAGATGATGTTTCGATAGATGAACTAAAATCGATTGCCGAAAATGAGTTGACTTTAGTAAAATTTTACCGAAATCAAGTGCAAGAAAACGAAAACGGAATTTTCATCTTACAAGAAGATCAAAAAACTTTACAAGAAAACATATTATCCGATCAACAACAACTTGTATATTTTCCTTTTTTAAAAAGTAAATACGTTATAGATAAAAACAATTTCAAACCAAGTTTTTTCAGTTCATTGGCTAATTATTTAGGGGTTCTAGGATACTACAATCCTTTCACCAATGAAGCCAATTACAACAACAAAACAACCGACCTTAGCCGTCCATTTACCCTAGCCCATGAATTGGCACATCTGATAAGTTATGCGCCCGAAAACGAAGCCAATTTTATAGCTTACCTCATCGCAGAACAATCAAAATCAATCGATTTACTTTATTCAGCCCACTACAAAACACTGATGAATGCATTACGCAACATTGCATATAAAGATCCAGAATATGTAAAAAACATACTCGACAATTTCTCAGACGGGATGGTCCGAGACCGTGAACACGAACGTTGGCACGCAGAAAAATATCTAGGTGCAGCAAGCGATGCTTTCTCCAATCTTAATGATGTTTATTTACGAGCCAACAATCAAGAAGGAATAAGTAGTTATAGTCAATACATAGTATATGTAGCTGCTTATTATCGATGGAAAAATATAGGAAACGATTAA
- a CDS encoding PH domain-containing protein, protein MKIYHSKLSPAILFLIVLVFAISIFAAMNSHASVLSISFGVVLPIILIFVVLTTITYTVKEGELQVRVAGFLYRRIPVRTIRKIEKTRTILSAPAASLDRIILYYNRWDEIVLSPKDKEQFIADLQEENPSIEVNL, encoded by the coding sequence ATGAAGATCTATCACTCGAAACTAAGTCCGGCAATTCTTTTTCTCATTGTACTTGTTTTTGCTATTAGCATTTTCGCAGCTATGAACAGTCATGCCAGTGTTTTGTCTATTTCTTTCGGTGTTGTTCTTCCGATAATTCTAATATTCGTTGTGCTAACGACCATTACCTATACTGTGAAAGAAGGCGAATTACAAGTGCGAGTTGCTGGTTTTTTGTATAGAAGAATACCAGTAAGAACCATCAGAAAAATAGAAAAAACAAGAACCATCCTTAGTGCTCCCGCAGCTTCTCTCGATCGGATAATTCTTTACTATAATCGGTGGGATGAAATTGTTTTATCGCCCAAAGATAAAGAACAATTTATTGCAGATTTGCAAGAAGAAAATCCTTCTATAGAAGTCAATTTGTAG
- a CDS encoding bile acid:sodium symporter family protein, giving the protein MNIKKFIPDNFILLLLLAIIVGYFVPQLATWQLGFINLDRIIDIGVVGVFFFYGLKLDKTQLKNDFRRWPVHLLTQSISFVLFPLLVLIFYPLFSKTEAYQMIFIGLFFLASLPSTVSSSVVMVSIAKGNIISAIFNASLSGLIGIILTPLWMSIFTKSTASIDSSSVFIDLVIKILVPVMAGLFIQPWLEKFYQRHKFRIAKLDKLTIILIVYNSFAHTFHDGSFTLMQPKQLILIAVCVSLLFFVVLKISRWVGQKFGFSREDLITIQFCGTKKSLVHGSVFASVLFSENIGVYLLPIMIYHTFQLFIISFIAEKYAKQL; this is encoded by the coding sequence TTGAATATAAAAAAATTTATTCCCGATAATTTTATTCTATTGCTTTTATTGGCAATTATAGTAGGATATTTTGTTCCGCAATTGGCAACTTGGCAGCTTGGATTTATTAATCTCGATCGAATAATTGATATTGGTGTAGTGGGAGTTTTCTTTTTTTATGGTCTAAAATTGGACAAAACGCAGCTAAAAAACGATTTTCGTCGCTGGCCAGTGCATCTACTAACTCAGAGTATTAGTTTTGTATTGTTTCCACTTTTGGTTTTAATTTTTTATCCATTATTCTCCAAAACAGAAGCCTATCAAATGATATTTATTGGGCTTTTTTTCTTAGCAAGCTTACCAAGCACTGTATCGTCTTCTGTTGTGATGGTCTCTATTGCAAAGGGCAATATTATCAGCGCTATTTTCAATGCTAGTCTTTCTGGATTGATTGGTATTATTCTCACCCCACTCTGGATGAGTATTTTTACCAAGTCCACTGCTTCGATAGATTCTAGTTCAGTTTTTATCGATTTAGTAATTAAGATTCTTGTGCCGGTTATGGCTGGCCTATTCATACAACCTTGGCTAGAAAAGTTTTATCAACGACACAAATTTCGCATCGCAAAATTAGATAAACTTACCATTATATTGATTGTTTATAATAGTTTCGCCCATACTTTTCACGACGGCTCATTTACATTGATGCAGCCGAAACAACTCATTCTTATTGCCGTTTGTGTAAGTCTTCTCTTTTTCGTTGTGCTCAAGATTAGCCGATGGGTTGGGCAAAAATTTGGTTTCTCTCGTGAGGACCTCATCACGATTCAGTTTTGCGGGACCAAAAAATCATTGGTGCATGGTTCGGTTTTTGCTAGTGTTTTGTTCAGTGAAAATATTGGTGTTTATCTATTACCGATTATGATTTACCACACCTTCCAATTATTTATTATCAGTTTTATTGCCGAAAAATATGCTAAACAACTCTAA
- a CDS encoding S8 family serine peptidase, whose product MKKLFLSLGLALFISTSAFAQTKTEVDPRAWQHASLEETGVYGVNTQKALDFVKSKNRKPVTLVVGVLDSGVEVTHEDLKDNIYVNAKETANNKDDDKNGYIDDIHGWNFIGGPNGNVDGDTMELTRLYIEQRKLFEGPKANENIKKHPEEYEAFKKIKAEYEKKLATAKQNETEYSSYLENLRVPLNKLVEALGDTKLTAESLQEFSAKDPQNANFLQLFAMVPEEVWLNKTMSEFAKEMTKELEGAVKNFGDQVKYHYNTKEDFRKVVGDDYADIKQKHYGNNNVDGPDSNHGSHVSGIIAAKRNNGIGIDGIAGDGYVKIMSVRTVPNGDERDKDVVNAILYAVDNGAKILNMSFGKSYSPHKEKVWDAFKYADSKGVLLIKAAGNDNVDIDKEVHYPTVFNDKGDRVSSNVITVGSSTMNPMNLRSDFSNYGKKSVDVFAPGSDIYSTVPTREGKYESNSGTSMASPAVAGVAALVWAHYPKLSMKDIRQIILDSVNKSEQLTDFSVTGGVVDAYKAVQLAEKMYKTKKLN is encoded by the coding sequence ATGAAAAAATTATTTTTAAGCTTAGGCTTGGCCTTATTTATTTCTACATCAGCTTTTGCTCAAACGAAAACAGAAGTTGATCCTCGTGCATGGCAGCATGCAAGCTTAGAAGAAACGGGTGTTTATGGAGTAAATACTCAAAAGGCATTAGACTTCGTTAAATCAAAAAACAGAAAACCTGTAACGCTTGTTGTGGGGGTTTTGGATTCGGGTGTAGAAGTTACGCATGAAGACCTCAAAGATAATATTTATGTAAATGCTAAAGAAACAGCAAACAATAAAGATGACGACAAAAACGGCTATATAGACGATATACATGGGTGGAATTTTATTGGTGGCCCGAACGGCAATGTTGATGGAGATACGATGGAATTGACACGCTTATATATTGAGCAACGTAAACTTTTCGAAGGTCCTAAAGCCAATGAGAACATCAAAAAACATCCTGAAGAATACGAAGCTTTCAAAAAAATAAAAGCAGAATATGAAAAAAAATTAGCTACTGCAAAACAAAACGAAACGGAATATTCTTCTTACCTTGAGAATCTAAGAGTTCCTCTTAATAAGCTTGTAGAAGCTTTAGGGGATACTAAGTTGACAGCAGAAAGCTTACAAGAATTCAGCGCAAAAGACCCCCAAAATGCAAATTTCTTGCAATTATTTGCAATGGTTCCTGAAGAGGTTTGGTTGAATAAAACCATGAGTGAATTTGCTAAAGAAATGACAAAAGAATTAGAAGGAGCTGTAAAAAATTTTGGGGACCAAGTAAAATACCATTACAACACAAAAGAGGATTTCCGAAAAGTTGTTGGGGATGATTATGCAGATATCAAACAAAAACACTACGGTAACAATAATGTAGATGGCCCTGATTCTAATCACGGATCTCATGTTTCTGGTATAATTGCTGCCAAACGAAATAATGGAATAGGGATAGACGGAATTGCCGGAGATGGTTATGTAAAAATCATGAGTGTACGTACGGTACCTAATGGTGATGAGCGAGATAAAGATGTCGTCAACGCTATTCTATACGCAGTAGACAACGGTGCAAAAATCTTGAATATGTCTTTCGGTAAATCCTATTCACCTCATAAAGAAAAAGTTTGGGATGCCTTCAAATATGCAGACTCTAAAGGTGTTTTATTAATAAAAGCTGCTGGTAATGACAATGTAGATATCGACAAAGAAGTTCATTATCCTACCGTCTTCAATGATAAAGGTGACAGGGTTTCTAGCAACGTAATTACGGTAGGATCTTCTACCATGAACCCAATGAATTTACGTTCTGACTTTTCTAATTACGGAAAAAAGTCAGTTGATGTTTTTGCCCCAGGATCTGATATTTATTCGACTGTACCGACCAGAGAAGGAAAATACGAGTCGAACAGTGGAACCTCAATGGCTTCGCCTGCTGTTGCAGGGGTAGCTGCTTTGGTTTGGGCTCATTACCCAAAACTATCAATGAAAGATATTCGACAAATCATACTAGACTCTGTAAACAAATCAGAACAGTTAACAGACTTTTCGGTAACTGGTGGGGTTGTTGATGCATACAAAGCTGTACAATTGGCTGAGAAAATGTACAAAACCAAAAAACTAAACTAA
- a CDS encoding RelA/SpoT family protein has product MAEPFVITEEQLEKENVEIARLYKEMLKNTYITLSDEDKKLIRRAFDLAVDAHKDQRRKTGEPYIYHPIAVAKIVADEIGLGATSIAAALMHDVVEDTDYTLEDIEKLFGKKIAKIIDGLTKISVLNKQEVSIQSENYRKLLLTLSEDVRVILIKIADRLHNMRTLDSMREDKQLKIASETVFIYAPLAHRMGLYNIKSELEDLSLRYTKPEAYFSIEQKMTQSKEEREAYIKNFTDIISDKLREEGLEFEIKGRSKSINSIYRKMTNQNITFEEVFDLFAIRIIYRSDRKNEKFIAWKIYSIVTDIFTPNPKRMRDWITTPKSTGYESLHITVIGPMARWVEVQIRSERMDEIAEKGIAAHYKYKENKGADEDDTNVDRWIRQVRDMLDNNDTQDAIEFMDNFKFNLYAKEIYVFTPKGDLFSLPKGSCSLDFAYAIHSNIGDHCLGAKVNGKLFPLSHQLQSGDQVEIITSVQQKPKMEWLDYVMTSKARSKIKASLNSEKRKISEEGKEILIRKLRHLKVDFNERTLNKIQTFFRLTNSQDVFYNVATGVISNKDLKRFVDSQTGFTAMWNRIRKTAIPLPINSKENKTNEHVELDSLVFGPDEEHLDYELSQCCHPIPGDKVFGFITVGNGIKVHKYDCPNAVSLQANYAYRIIKATWIDSTKKDFKAILNLEGLDRSGMISDITLVISKNNSINMTNINFSEQAGVFQGIISLLVKNKEQLEHVIDELKKVEGVKHVHRTYKK; this is encoded by the coding sequence ATGGCGGAACCTTTTGTAATAACGGAAGAACAACTCGAAAAAGAAAACGTAGAGATTGCACGTCTCTATAAAGAAATGCTCAAAAATACGTATATCACCTTATCAGACGAAGATAAAAAATTGATTCGTAGAGCGTTTGATTTAGCAGTAGATGCACACAAAGATCAACGTAGAAAAACAGGAGAACCTTATATCTATCATCCGATTGCAGTAGCAAAAATCGTTGCCGATGAAATTGGTTTGGGTGCAACTTCTATTGCCGCAGCTCTAATGCACGATGTTGTAGAAGATACCGATTATACATTAGAAGATATAGAAAAACTTTTTGGTAAGAAAATTGCCAAAATTATCGACGGTCTAACCAAAATTTCCGTTCTCAACAAACAAGAAGTTTCGATACAATCAGAAAATTATCGTAAGCTCTTGCTTACTTTATCAGAAGATGTCCGGGTAATCCTAATAAAAATAGCCGATCGCTTGCACAATATGCGTACACTCGACAGTATGCGAGAAGATAAACAACTAAAAATAGCATCTGAAACGGTTTTTATATATGCACCTCTGGCACACAGAATGGGTTTGTATAATATAAAATCTGAGTTGGAAGATCTGAGTTTACGCTATACCAAGCCCGAAGCATATTTCAGTATCGAGCAAAAAATGACCCAATCGAAAGAAGAACGCGAAGCGTATATCAAGAATTTTACTGATATCATTAGCGATAAATTACGCGAAGAAGGTTTAGAATTCGAAATCAAAGGTCGTTCTAAATCAATCAACTCGATTTATCGTAAAATGACCAATCAGAATATTACTTTCGAAGAGGTATTCGATCTTTTTGCAATTAGAATTATATACCGTTCAGATCGCAAGAATGAAAAGTTTATTGCCTGGAAAATCTACTCTATCGTGACGGATATCTTCACACCGAATCCTAAAAGAATGCGCGATTGGATTACCACTCCCAAATCTACCGGATACGAGTCTTTACACATAACGGTTATCGGACCTATGGCTCGTTGGGTAGAAGTACAAATCCGTTCAGAGAGAATGGATGAAATCGCAGAGAAAGGTATTGCGGCACATTATAAATACAAAGAAAATAAAGGAGCAGACGAAGATGATACTAATGTGGATCGCTGGATACGACAGGTGAGAGATATGCTCGATAACAATGATACACAAGATGCAATAGAGTTTATGGATAACTTCAAATTCAATCTCTATGCAAAAGAAATTTATGTGTTTACACCAAAAGGAGATTTATTTTCGTTGCCAAAAGGATCTTGTTCACTCGATTTTGCATATGCCATTCACTCGAATATTGGCGACCATTGTTTGGGTGCAAAAGTTAACGGTAAGCTCTTTCCACTAAGTCATCAATTACAAAGTGGAGATCAGGTAGAGATCATTACATCGGTTCAGCAAAAACCTAAAATGGAATGGTTAGACTATGTGATGACCAGTAAAGCACGCTCGAAAATTAAAGCTTCTTTGAACTCGGAAAAAAGAAAAATTTCGGAGGAAGGAAAAGAAATTTTGATACGAAAATTACGCCATCTAAAAGTTGATTTCAACGAAAGAACGCTCAATAAAATTCAAACATTTTTCAGACTAACCAATAGTCAAGACGTATTTTATAATGTTGCAACCGGGGTGATAAGTAATAAAGATCTGAAGCGATTTGTTGATTCGCAAACAGGTTTCACAGCTATGTGGAATAGAATAAGAAAAACAGCTATTCCATTGCCAATCAACTCGAAAGAAAATAAAACGAATGAACATGTAGAGTTAGATAGTTTGGTTTTTGGTCCGGATGAAGAGCATCTCGACTACGAATTATCGCAATGTTGTCATCCAATTCCTGGCGATAAAGTTTTTGGCTTTATTACGGTCGGAAATGGGATAAAAGTCCATAAATACGATTGTCCGAATGCAGTTTCTTTACAAGCAAACTATGCCTATCGCATTATCAAAGCAACGTGGATAGATTCTACAAAAAAAGATTTCAAAGCCATTCTCAATCTAGAAGGATTGGACCGTTCTGGGATGATTAGTGATATTACCTTGGTAATTTCTAAGAATAATTCCATCAATATGACCAATATAAATTTCTCTGAACAGGCTGGAGTTTTCCAAGGAATTATTTCTCTTCTAGTAAAAAATAAAGAACAATTAGAGCATGTAATTGATGAGCTAAAAAAAGTAGAAGGTGTGAAGCATGTCCATCGAACGTATAAAAAATAA